Genomic segment of Hydractinia symbiolongicarpus strain clone_291-10 chromosome 5, HSymV2.1, whole genome shotgun sequence:
tctaaagtcatgataagtagcattgcagccaagtgtgaccttgtagttggaaagtggccttgtggagtttgcaggaaaggggttggtagtaactcaattttttgtcagacttgcaagcattgggtacataagaagtgcagtagtattagtggaaggttaagagctggcatacagtttgtatgcaagcgttgcaaaggtgagattatagagaatgaagtatttccagctttaatgatgtacaacagtggctcgttagagatagttaagaacttctgttacttaggtgatatgttgggcagtgaagggggtgttggaagaagtgttacttgcaggataggttctgcttggaaaaagtttagagagttacttcctttattgactagcagagtcctgtcaattgaggtaaaaggtaggttgtatgaggcctgtgtaagaagtgttatgttgtacggtagtgagacatgggcagtgaagcaggaagatcttgaccgtttagaaaggaatgatatgagaatggttaggtggatgtgtaatgccagtctgagagacagaaaaagttcagatgagctaagaagcaggctaagtctctgtagaattaaagatgttatccagataagaagattgaattggctggggcacttggaaagaatggaggaggataattgggtaagaaagtgtagagacttgatagttcctggggcaaagcccagaggcagaccgagaaagacttggcaggaggttataaggacagacttgatagagaggaagttgagtttagatctaacacagtctagatcagattggaagagggtcattaatataccctgtccaacccatgctagcatggaaaacggatgatgatgatgatgatgatgaaagctAATTTCAAGTGAAAGACAGACAACTGAATAAAACAACATATATACTGACCTGATCATCAGCTTTTAATTCTTGcagtttcatttttattttgaatgtcAGAAAATTGCTTGTACCAATAGGTGATATCATGATAAGCCGACACAAAGCCTTCAACTGATCATGAGGTATATTCTCCAAAGTAATTTCATCTTCGAACAACTTAGAAAATTTCATTATCTCTGCATTGTTTGGACGTTCACCTTCCGAGCGAGTCTATAGAAAGCAACTAATTAAAAATTCTGATACGTCTTATGGTCACAGCTTAAACTTTGGTCTAAAAGGTCTACATGCTAAAATAGATCTCTGTGCATATAAATACGGCTAAGTTACAAATTATGCACGATATTCCTAAGGGCATTAGATAGATCTCATTTTGTAAccaataattttaaattcaaaatagTAACAGATTTTCCTAATCAACCacctatttctttaaaatttaaatttacaagCCCAACAAACAAGTTTTCTTGGAATGAAaaggtttatttttattttaaaaaagcttattGATGTATTCGTATCAATAAACTGTGAATGCTGCATACAAGATTTCTCAATTGTACATCCACGTCCATAAAGCAGAAATTCTTTAAAGCAGATCAATGGTCCACCCACAGCACACAATTCTTTTAATCAGAAACCTGCCTCGGTTTATACTTTTAAAAGTTACTTCCTTTCCAAAGTATGTGAGTAGACTAAGAAACATATTGTATTTATGTAGTTTATTAAGAATTAGATCAATATTTTTGCAGAAAACCtgcaaacaataacaaaaaaataactgtcAAGGATGAAAATAAGGATTTGTCTAAGTGAacaataaattaattatttttttaatcattccACACTCCTGCTGTTATCCAACAGAGAGCCTAAGGAATGTCTGTAAAGTATAAAATTGGTTTACATTTTCACTGCAATCCTGACCTATATTTCCATTTTTCAGTAACATTGTGAATATGTAAAGAACTAATTTGAACAATACCTTTAGCACAAAATTTGCGAAGTTTGTTAACTTTTCACttggtttctttgtttttgagTTAACTGCTATTTCTTCTATAGTATCTTGTAAAAATTCTGCCATctgcaacttcattttcaaGGAAGCTCGCATTTTTGAATCCTACAAGCAGCcccaaaaaagtgaaaaatagatTTTGAGAAAAGAGAACGTTACAAgactaacaaaaacaaaagtttcaAGTGGGGTAAATAAGGCTATTTGCAAGTGATTCTTGAATTATATACAGCATATTATTGAGCTGGGACTAGTACGCACAACATaggaattttttattaaaaaaattattcatataAATGAAACATATCAAAAATGTGTGTCATCATTTTCATTATATATTTACGCCATTCTCACCTTAGTCTTTTTATCCTCAAAAGTGCTTGGTAACATGCCAGGGAATAACTTAACTGCAACTGGTAGTAAAAATTCCATGAATGGAATAATCAAAAATACCATAAATGGAACCAATCGAAATAGATCTGCAACTGTACGCAGGAACTAAATACATAAaggttatattttaaaaatgatttaagtgTACAGTATCATTTTTGTTATAGCTTTTTTAAGGTAGGTCAGAAACAGTGAAACACATCGGTTTAAAAAATCACTGTTTCATTTCAATATTAATGAGTTGTACAGGGTTTGAATTAGCAGTTCACAATTCACAATTTGTGAATCGAAATGCCATTTTCTGGAATCACTTTGCCAGGAAAATGATAAGATTGCGAGTCGAATAATTTTAAGtgacgatagaaatgcttttttagatcgcattttagaagtttaagaacgaagaatggcgatagaaaagcttttttagatcacgtTTTAAGAACGCAGAACGCCGATAGAAATGCTTCTTTAGATtgcgtttttaaattttaggaacaaagaacagcgatagaaaagctttcttagatcgcattttaaaaacttaagaacaaaaaactgtgatagaaatgctttttcagattgcgtttttaaaatataagaatgaaatgcggcgataaaaatgcttttatagatcgcattttaaaaaacttaagaatGAAGAACGGCATtagaaatgctgttttagatcgcattttaaaagtttaagaacaaaaagcggcAATAAAAATGAACGAGGAACAGCGatagaaaaatggtaattgatctaaggtgttcccaggccacatctagatagtggtttacttcgttacagagtgctgaaatttttgcgaaccgactttacttttctaattcgaaccctgttgTACTAACAGAATTCggtaaaatagaaaataactCTCTTTTTAAAATCCCGCCTCACCTGTTTTCTTTCTCGTCTAGTCAGATATTTTCCATTCATAACACGCCATAACATTCTTCCAGCAATCCTTATATCTAAATACAATAGCCGGAAGCCATTGTAGTAATGTCTGATTTCATCTCTAATTTTCTGCATTATAGGCTTTTTAGCTGGTACGATAGCTCCCTCAGGTTGATCAACATCCTTGTTGGCATTGGAAGGTAGACTTTGATCCACTTTAAAGATAAAAGCATCGTGAAATTTCTGACTAgctatttttagtttttctttttgttcatgttttttcagttgatatttCACAAAATCTTCAATTCTACTTTTCTCATCCAACactttaaaatcttcttttttctcTTGGAAAGAACTCGAAGAAGTGTGCAACATACAATGTTGAACGCcattaaaacaatatttagTTTTGTTGAAACTGCATGTAGAAAAATTAAATGTGGAAGGTAGAATGACATGtgacttctttcttcttttagtGTAGTATTTATTAAGTGTTGACGCAGAAGTGCTATAATGAAAAAAGTACAACAGATTAACTGGTTGTTTTTAACCTTTAAACTAATTTACATTACTTTAAATTTTATCTACATGGAAAAGGCACAAAAAATGTCTAAAGTCAGAAATAAAGAAACTGAGGTTTGTgatttaaaaacaattaaatattAAAGCATGAAATATGTATATAGATTCACAACTATAGATATAATTTGAGGATCTCCTGGCCCCAGATaatcctaaaattttaaaaactttaaacaaaCCTGTGATATTTGGATGATGTTAATGAAAGTGCTAAGTATCCTGTGatagaaaaaaattgattacaTAGTAAATTAAATATACATACAAATTAGATTTGAACAAATCAGTCTACAGTAACTACGTacttgttttattatatactgtGTTGTTGAAAACTAATCTACATCCTGCAGCTTGTCTGACAGATATTCTAGGCACATGGTAAATGGGGTTATGATGGATGTGAAACATAACCGGATGGTGTCACACCATCAAACTGtccatattgtttattttgcaaattgcTTCTAGTAAAtataacattttgaaatttatgaATTGAATAGTAAAAAACTagtaaataaaacataaaagtataaaaaacaagAATGGTATTCAATCAGACACACACAACTTGCTCTAAGTGCAAATTAAGAGTTGAAACTTCCATAAGTCCTGTTAACCAAttaagatttatttaaaatcccAGACAACTTTCCAAgctcatttttataaaatcaacttgaaaaagatttaaaatccagacacaaaaaaatcatattttcatATCACAAGTCTTAAATTAATCTCTAATTTTTCAATATAGCATGAATATGTATATAATCAACTTCTTAAGTCCATTTTGTCAAAAAGGCTGTCATCATGGTTTGTATTGTTGATATGCACTTTCAAAAATTGAGAATTTTTGAGCGCAGTATAAAAGCTGCAATCCAGATGCAAAGAAACAGTGTATCTGCATATCTGCATggcagttttattttaaattatataaagtttttctgtacatattttaatatttagccAAATGATATTCTTATTTCAACTTGTTGGCTCATTGGTTAGTAATTTTTATACAAGCAGGTGCACCTTTAAATGCTGGGTGAAACGTGgcttaattaaattaaaagagACTTGTAGCTAGCAAAATGCACTTTAAAATGTAGCCAATTCGCCAAGATCAACCAGTTtccaaaacatattaaagatccAAAACCAGAAAAGATATTCTTCAATAAATTGAGACTATATTCTCCCACTGCGCACAAAATGTCTCATTGGTGAGCTAGCTACCCTGTCGCTGGGGCTCTTGTACTCTGTGCGACagactggggttcgattcctcttgacggcgatttaacatgggcgagtgaatgttaccatagccctgggttagaccaagccatgtgagggaaatacacctttacgataattcgggaaaactaacactccatcgcagcttattttgcgatcAGGGGGGTACatatcacacttttataagagtctattaaggagaaaacacgtttttttgtgataacttttcttgccacgttttgtttataataaaaagtacacataagttgtatcttattattattaacgtttcttgaaaatttgaaagaaattaatacaacggaagttaaaaaactggaaaaaaacacgctttcgtctctaacacaaactctcataaaaacacgatttttacctcctttttccgatattgtaaaacgatggagagccgtaggaacgcatgtacaattgaattatcataaAGGTGTATTGGGGATATGGCACTGGTGtgtgggccattggatgttgccaggaattgtctagtagagcgctgaCCCTACACAGCTGTTTCGAAGCGGACAAAAAtgttacgaaaaaataattcgaattaccctctcagttaaaacaggatatctcaagaacgaaataaaatttttatattctgtaaaaagaataataatcttggataaattgtccatattattaaaagaaaaaaatatttggacacctgtccgaaattggtatatttaggccaaaatgtctaaaaatgacttaaaaattatcatttagatcaatgtcttccacaatatctctagaataaagttaaggaaacatgttttttatggtccaaaggttaggttaaatatctggaataaaaattaatttattttattactgtccgaaattgtccaaagggttatttttgggccaaatgtgagaCCTGTGTGAAAAACGGCCTTTAGAGCCTCAATGTAtgcttaaagtttgtttattaactgaataaaaaacattactttggattctaaggccattaaagatgatgtagatgaGAGATtagtctgtccgaaattgtccaaagggttatttttgggccaaatggaaaaaattatttgaaaaacaacctttagagcctgaatgtatgcttaaaattcgtttattaactgaataaaaaacattactttggattctgaggccattaaagatgatgtagatgTAATATTtatctgtccgaaattgtccaaagggtcacTTTTGGTCCTAAGGGTTTTCAGGCCAAATATGTGACATCatacattaaataaaacgtCATTCAGAGTCGACAGTTTCAACATTCTAGTTTATCATGCTAGTAGAAAATAACtcaagttgtgcataaatagtttattatatacattaaatatatacaaagcaatgatgtttctttataaattgtataaaatagcacccaatcttgtgataaagccaagattagctagctagccataaaGATCTTTGATTTCAACAATTTTATCTTGAAAAAGCCCACCAAAGTgttaactaaatataaaaaagaagtattaagtgACTTAGCTACAAAACAcgatgcaaaatgcaaaactgtaggaccaaaaaatagctactctttacagaaaaatacaaaacagaagaaaaaagaagttttacaagctataaaacaatttcttaaaaccAAGGGTGATcttatagcaaaaaaataatattaaaatccctgcaaaataaagtagtttactgTTTTTCCCTTACCTCGTGCTCTGCCAAACTTTAGCTAGCTTCAAAATTGCTAAGACACCGTTGTCTCGCTTAttccaacattttcaaaaaatcccGGTTTCGGATTAGGATTCCCGGGtcgagcaatcaagtcaaaagtaaacaccgGGTTGCCGTAATTTTGCTGGGAAAAACCATACCTACCAAAACATTAAACGCCATCACTGTGACTtgcttagaagtttagataattatttaattagacaGAAAAGGGATCACACTACATCAAATCGCCGTGCACCACTTTGGCAactttttctcctcttttttagcgcctaaagaagactttaacttaaaatttaagtagtttatAGTTTGCGAGACGAACGGTGCACGGTACCGGCCAATAGAACCATGTTTCCAGGCCCCCCATACCAATTTTCAAGTCCATAGCTAGTAGCGCGACGTTGGCACAAGGTTGGAAAGATGGTATACTTtcgccaaaaataatgtttttttttagttatatgTGTTTTGTTTGACGAAATAACTCGAAATTTATAACACAcatgtataacatatttatatatttaaaaaggggAAAAGTAGatcgttttaatactttttaattcagtaaaattaaaacaacacaaaaaaagtttcaataatttaaaaaatgataaaaatacaaaatttccaaaaaaattgtggaagccatcttaattttgtccgcggtttgaccgtagcgaaacagccgtgcctaattgggtctgtgtagctcaaaatgagcatttaatactctaggactctccatttaagccatggcccctcctggaaataatagacagggcatatccctcgatatttgtgaggctagccatgtataaaatatgcacatctatcttcTATCTTCCAGTGAAATTGGTAATATGGACGGGACGGTTTTACATTGTACCATGATGGTATTGCTACTACTGCGGCTCTGTAGCTACGACACACTGAGTGGGGGGAGTGCCTTCCTCACCACACACACGTTTTTAATTggtgttaaaaaatcgttggtaAATGAGCAAAAAAAACCCCAAGATACCAGTTTCAACTTGCATCACTCCGACGGACGGAAAACGGTTAAGGTTGTTTTGAAGTATGGCTAATAAACGCAATGAACATTTAATCGACCCAAAGCCCTAAACTTGTTAAGAATTTGCAATCCCTTTGAAAAACCCTGGGGAAACGAGAATAGAATGCAGcaatgtttttgaaattttagaatttttcaaCCTGTTGTTGCTATAATAAAAGGTCGCCGCCGCATGTTGTAGGAATATGATACTGTATTAAAGTTTAATGGTGTCACACAGTCCTAGTGCTTGGTTATAACAATTCAACCTTAACtcaaggatttttttattttgccttACTGCGGCCCGaggcaaaaaaaaagaagagaaaacaaGCTCTGGGTTGATAAAAATCCTTTACTCCATTACTTTTGAACAAATGGAATAGCAGAAGGGGTACCTCAAAATAAAGATGATAAGTGAGTTGATGGATGCAAGTAATAGGCGGAGACTTGCGCGGTGGAGGGTAAAATTTTATGCTGGGGCTGCTATCAGGAACACCTCATCTTTAGGAGGCACCTGTTAATGTACCGATCTAGGTCTCTCCATTACCCGATGCTAATTGGTGTTTGCGTAGGAACAAACATAAACATTCTGAAGAAGAAAACGGTGAATATGGGTATCAAAGGAAGTTGAAAAGTGCCATTCGAAAAATAAAGTATAAGAAAGCGTACACACACAGACGGATGGCCCATGCTGCACACCTTGTGTAGAAGCAGGATGGCAGCGAGATGCTTGAGATGCTGACTGAAGAGTTGATGCAGAAATCGCGTCGTAAAATTCATGACGGCAACTTACTAATTGGTTCCGCTACTAGAGAATTGCTTGTGCGGTATGGAGTAGTATTGTAGCCTGCTACATAACCCTACTAAACGTATATTGAATACTCTAACGGGGAATAAGAGAGGCTGTTGTCTACCTCCCGCGACAAGCTCCACACTCTCTCGTTCATCGATGTTAATCAAGATGCGTATCCCTCACTGTCATATCATATAGCGCTGCTTTTCCTGCACAGCCAAGCTAAAATCACCGTTCTCAATTGCCTTGGAAATTAAATCAACGATTGAATTCAGCTTTGACTCTGCGAGCAAACTTATAGTCTCATCTTTGTGATCTTTAACCCTTTCTGTGTTAATATGTGCTGCTATGTCTTTAATCGTATACAACCTGTTGATGAACCGGATACAGGTAACATTTTTGTTCGGATCATTCCCTGCATGGCTGATAATAGAAGCGTTGGTAAAGAACATAGATATGGTGTAAGTAGAGCACTCGCGGACCCTAATAATAGCTGTAAACTCTTTTGTGACTCTTTGCAAATCAGAATTCTAGCACTCCTAAGGGACTTCTACATCCTCTGGGAAGACCCAGAGGATGTAGCTCGGGACCTCCCTCAAGCCAGTAGAGCATACGCTTGTTTGGCTCTACATTCATTCAATCCAGCCTATAGGTCTTTTTACTCCAAAAGGAGTCGGTTGAGATAACGACCAGTTTCTGGTAAAGGCTTTGCTTCCGGGTACTCTTTCCTCTTTGCAAGTAGTACGGCCTCGAGCTTGATGGCTTTTGAAGGCTTCATTTTGGTCATTGCAGTCTTGGTGTTTTCAGACTCTTCACTGTAGAGTACAGGTACTTCACCCATATTGTGCTATATTCGTTAGTAGCAAGTTGCACATCTTGGGACTTAAAGAGTCTCTCCGCAAGAACTTTGTTAAACGATTCTACAAAGGGTGTTAAAGCATGATGGTACTTTGTGGTTGCACGCTTCATCCCTACACCTACTTTCCAAGAGTTTGGTGACATCCGACGAACTCAGTCCCGTTATCGCACCTCTACGCTATCCCAAGACCTTAGGATAGCGTAGAGGTAATGCTTTATAGATATCATTTTTCGCGACAGCTTGCTTTCTGCAGCGTGCAACTTAATTGTCTTTCTTCCAGTTCAGAGATGCTCTGGCTGGTAGTAGATCCTGCTTTGTCATTTCTATATTACATGACAAACGACATCGCTCTGAAGCATCACATGTGTGTCATGTTCTATCCTCACAGCGTTTCAAAGTCCTTCTTCTCATCTCACTCGAGCACATAAAGCCTAGCATTGACTGTCCTGCTGCATATGCCTTAAGTCTTGAACTTTTTAGGAACATCAAAGAGTGCATGGAGACCCTCCACAACCGTATTGTTGCACATTACCTGCGTCTTGAAATAAGTCACATTTATTTATTGGTTTCCTGAGGCTTCCAACCTACGTATATTTGTACAC
This window contains:
- the LOC130645216 gene encoding mitochondrial proton/calcium exchanger protein-like, with the translated sequence MFHIHHNPIYHVPRISVRQAAGCRLVFNNTVYNKTRYLALSLTSSKYHSTSASTLNKYYTKRRKKSHVILPSTFNFSTCSFNKTKYCFNGVQHCMLHTSSSSFQEKKEDFKVLDEKSRIEDFVKYQLKKHEQKEKLKIASQKFHDAFIFKVDQSLPSNANKDVDQPEGAIVPAKKPIMQKIRDEIRHYYNGFRLLYLDIRIAGRMLWRVMNGKYLTRRERKQFLRTVADLFRLVPFMVFLIIPFMEFLLPVAVKLFPGMLPSTFEDKKTKDSKMRASLKMKLQMAEFLQDTIEEIAVNSKTKKPSEKLTNFANFVLKTRSEGERPNNAEIMKFSKLFEDEITLENIPHDQLKALCRLIMISPIGTSNFLTFKIKMKLQELKADDQLIRREGIESLSTEELQNACVARGMRAMGVPVERMKSNLRQWLELSLDEDIPASLLLLSRTLYMGPTVAVDQQLEVTISQFPERLIDEMEVKIGAIEGEAVDRQTIIDIIKHEEAQIAAEKAETKKRKAKEEELKQIELAEEKARDEELLKEELLTVKETISTEREELDKIKEDREEYIEELEELKKVEVEETVKESVASSRLGKRIDSMLKKIDSDLKELEDKVRDLPEGKIDKHEDGIVTTSELFDAVKKLRNAPNEAKTIRLLEVLDEDNDGEISLEELRKSLHLVASQDLDLNTAQISEMMSLIRGSEKVYLVEQMINKKKTNYILRLLPQIYSRRLTDE